One genomic region from Methanonatronarchaeum thermophilum encodes:
- the gatE gene encoding Glu-tRNA(Gln) amidotransferase subunit GatE, with amino-acid sequence MSKYDELGLKVGFEFHQQLDTEHKLFCNCPTKLSEKDTPDYTLTRYLHPTKSELGEVDQAALEEARLSKQYRYHGYQENTCLIECDEEPPQPMNIEALETCMEVSLLLNARIVDQVHTMRKIVIDGSNTTGFQRTSMIATQGKIETDEGEIGIDGISLEEESCRKIEGDIGDIEIVYSLDRLGIPLIEIGSEPDIKTPSQGRKFAEKIGEILRSTQKVKRGIGTIRQDINISIEEGSRIELKGAQELELIETYIEKEVERQTKLIEIKKQLQERGVKEKQLNGEIKDVTHLFTDTDSGIIKSALQNGVVLAQKLKGFKGLVGKEIQEDRRLGTELSDRAKKAGGVGGIFHTDELPKYGITPEEVEKLKKELNAEPDDCIVIIADKPNKAKEAHKAVTERARQATKGVPEETRKPLPNGGSEYMRPLPGSARMYPETDIPPVNIKTKKIKEIKQNLPELISEKIERLKKEYNINREMARNIIKNQKTSLFEETAQKNIPDTIIVRTLTGTLQELESEGYNTNKITKKHFKQTFQLLENQEISKEVIPDILKTITKNPELTAEQAVQKTGKTTIDTEQARKTIQEIANQKEEFIQERGMGALGPLMGIVMQKLDKRIDGETASEILKEEIQQKL; translated from the coding sequence ATGAGTAAATACGACGAACTTGGATTAAAAGTCGGATTTGAATTTCATCAACAACTTGATACAGAACACAAACTTTTCTGCAACTGTCCAACAAAACTTTCAGAAAAAGATACGCCAGACTATACATTGACTAGATATCTACATCCAACCAAAAGTGAGTTGGGAGAGGTTGACCAGGCAGCTCTCGAAGAAGCAAGGCTCTCCAAACAATATAGATACCATGGCTATCAAGAGAACACATGCCTCATTGAATGTGATGAAGAACCACCCCAACCCATGAACATTGAGGCACTGGAGACCTGTATGGAGGTCAGCCTACTACTAAACGCAAGAATTGTAGATCAAGTTCACACCATGCGTAAAATAGTTATCGATGGCTCCAACACAACTGGGTTCCAGAGAACATCGATGATAGCAACACAAGGAAAGATAGAGACAGATGAAGGAGAAATCGGTATCGACGGAATCTCTCTAGAAGAAGAATCTTGCAGGAAGATAGAAGGAGACATCGGAGACATAGAGATAGTTTATTCATTAGACAGACTTGGAATCCCATTAATAGAGATAGGGAGTGAACCTGACATAAAGACTCCAAGCCAAGGCCGGAAATTCGCTGAAAAAATAGGAGAAATACTCAGGTCAACCCAAAAAGTCAAACGAGGAATTGGAACAATAAGGCAAGATATAAACATAAGCATTGAAGAGGGAAGCCGAATCGAACTAAAAGGAGCCCAGGAACTAGAGCTAATCGAAACATACATCGAAAAAGAAGTGGAAAGACAGACCAAACTCATAGAAATAAAAAAACAACTCCAAGAAAGAGGCGTGAAAGAAAAACAACTCAATGGAGAAATAAAAGACGTAACCCACCTATTCACCGATACAGATTCTGGAATAATAAAAAGCGCATTACAAAACGGAGTAGTACTAGCTCAAAAACTAAAAGGATTCAAAGGACTTGTTGGAAAAGAAATACAAGAAGACAGACGGCTTGGAACCGAACTATCCGACAGAGCAAAAAAAGCAGGTGGAGTAGGCGGAATCTTCCACACCGACGAACTACCAAAATATGGAATAACCCCCGAAGAAGTCGAAAAACTCAAAAAAGAACTAAATGCAGAGCCTGACGACTGCATAGTGATAATCGCAGACAAACCCAATAAAGCCAAAGAAGCACACAAAGCAGTAACCGAAAGAGCAAGACAAGCAACCAAAGGAGTTCCAGAAGAAACAAGAAAACCACTACCAAACGGTGGTTCAGAATACATGCGGCCACTACCCGGATCAGCAAGGATGTATCCAGAAACCGATATACCCCCAGTCAACATAAAAACCAAGAAAATCAAGGAAATAAAACAAAACCTACCAGAACTCATATCCGAAAAAATAGAGCGACTAAAAAAAGAATACAATATAAATAGAGAGATGGCGAGAAACATAATAAAAAACCAAAAAACCAGTTTGTTCGAAGAAACCGCTCAAAAAAACATCCCCGATACAATAATCGTCCGTACACTAACGGGAACACTACAAGAACTAGAATCAGAAGGATACAACACAAACAAAATAACAAAAAAACACTTCAAACAAACATTTCAACTACTAGAAAACCAAGAGATATCGAAAGAAGTCATACCAGACATACTCAAAACAATAACCAAAAACCCAGAACTAACAGCAGAACAAGCAGTACAAAAAACAGGGAAAACAACAATAGACACAGAACAAGCAAGAAAAACAATACAAGAAATAGCAAACCAAAAAGAAGAATTCATCCAAGAACGAGGAATGGGCGCCCTAGGACCTCTAATGGGCATTGTAATGCAAAAACTAGATAAACGAATAGACGGAGAAACAGCAAGCGAAATACTCAAAGAAGAGATACAACAAAAACTATAA
- a CDS encoding AAA family ATPase, giving the protein MKIDSIKLKNIRSYKQEQIEFPQGTLLLSGDIGHGKSSLLMAIEFALFGLRGNQLSGGDLLREGSNKGWVELTFTINNQTITAYRELTRENQYIRQDNGYIKQNTKTELSPTELKAEIFKILGYPMEMVSKRKSLIYRYTVYTPQEEMKKIIEADEETRLDTLRKITGINRYKKIRENIDDVRNHLKKPYNQLEGTTKNLEQKQKQKQEIQEEIEKHKNLEQKQTERKKTLTQKLQKWKQQKQEIQEEIEKLHKLDKKKTEIKNNIKNTKERIKEHEQELQETENRYNKIKQLERPTETSQQTIEEKLNQLQKLKEKCHKKQPDIEKTLNKKIKQKQEIQEEIEKHKDQLKHHQAQKQTIEKNQEKLKQTKSKCPICGNQLNEKHRKKELNKKQQEIQEIQTKTQNQKQKLQQKQQQKQQLEQEINQKTNEIINRINQKTNELQQKNQQLHKYKEKKQQASQLKQTIEQKKQKIQKHKKQIQQNQKQLQKTKQKHQKQQKTKQKNQEVENKIEETRNKLNKTEQKITETKTNIKNKKRELKQLKKEIKDKKTAKQLMKKIQTNKQWLENLKNLSTTIERKYMTKIQMNFNEIFNKWFRMLIEDSDINVHVDQSFAPIIERGKTETEYKRLSGGERTSIALAYRLALNRVINQLVQDIQTKNMIILDEPTDGFSTNQLDKIRDIIDELNMQQIILVSHEPKMESYVDNIIQIQKTNNTSTATTL; this is encoded by the coding sequence GTGAAAATCGATTCAATCAAACTAAAAAACATAAGAAGCTACAAACAAGAACAGATCGAATTCCCCCAAGGAACACTCTTATTATCAGGGGACATAGGCCACGGAAAATCATCACTACTCATGGCAATAGAGTTCGCACTATTCGGATTAAGAGGAAACCAACTATCCGGTGGAGACCTACTACGAGAAGGCAGCAACAAAGGTTGGGTAGAACTCACATTCACAATCAACAACCAAACAATCACAGCATACAGAGAACTAACAAGAGAAAACCAATACATAAGACAAGACAACGGATACATCAAACAAAACACAAAAACCGAGTTATCACCAACCGAACTAAAAGCAGAAATATTCAAAATACTCGGATACCCAATGGAAATGGTGTCAAAAAGAAAATCCCTAATATACCGATACACAGTATACACCCCACAAGAAGAAATGAAAAAAATAATAGAAGCCGACGAAGAAACCAGGCTCGACACACTAAGAAAAATCACAGGAATCAACCGCTACAAAAAAATAAGAGAAAACATAGATGACGTCCGAAACCACCTAAAAAAACCATACAACCAACTCGAAGGAACAACCAAAAACCTAGAACAAAAACAAAAACAAAAACAAGAGATCCAGGAAGAAATCGAAAAACACAAAAACCTAGAACAAAAACAAACAGAAAGAAAAAAAACACTCACACAAAAACTCCAGAAATGGAAACAACAAAAACAAGAGATCCAGGAAGAAATCGAAAAACTCCATAAACTGGATAAAAAGAAAACCGAAATCAAAAACAACATCAAAAACACCAAAGAAAGAATAAAAGAACACGAACAAGAACTACAGGAAACAGAAAACAGATACAACAAAATAAAACAACTAGAACGACCCACAGAAACCAGCCAACAAACAATTGAAGAAAAACTAAACCAACTCCAAAAACTCAAAGAAAAATGCCATAAAAAACAACCAGACATCGAAAAAACACTAAACAAAAAAATCAAACAAAAACAAGAGATCCAGGAAGAAATCGAAAAACACAAAGACCAACTAAAACACCATCAAGCACAAAAACAAACAATCGAAAAAAACCAAGAAAAACTCAAACAAACCAAATCAAAATGCCCGATATGCGGAAACCAACTCAACGAAAAACACAGAAAAAAAGAACTCAACAAAAAACAACAAGAAATCCAAGAAATCCAAACCAAAACACAAAACCAAAAACAAAAACTCCAACAAAAACAACAACAAAAACAACAACTAGAACAAGAAATAAACCAAAAAACCAACGAAATAATCAACAGAATAAACCAAAAAACCAACGAACTCCAACAAAAAAACCAGCAACTACATAAATACAAAGAAAAAAAACAGCAAGCCAGCCAACTAAAACAAACAATAGAACAGAAAAAACAGAAAATACAGAAACACAAAAAACAGATACAACAAAACCAAAAACAACTCCAAAAAACCAAACAAAAACACCAAAAACAACAGAAAACCAAACAAAAAAACCAGGAAGTAGAAAACAAAATCGAAGAAACAAGAAACAAACTAAACAAAACCGAACAAAAAATCACAGAAACAAAAACAAACATAAAAAACAAAAAAAGAGAACTAAAACAACTAAAAAAAGAAATCAAAGACAAAAAAACAGCAAAACAACTAATGAAAAAAATACAAACCAACAAACAATGGCTAGAAAACCTAAAAAACCTATCAACAACAATAGAACGCAAATACATGACAAAAATCCAGATGAACTTCAACGAAATATTCAACAAATGGTTCCGAATGCTAATAGAAGACAGCGACATAAACGTACACGTAGACCAAAGCTTCGCACCAATAATAGAACGCGGAAAAACAGAAACAGAATACAAAAGACTCTCAGGCGGAGAAAGAACATCAATCGCACTCGCATACAGACTCGCATTAAACCGAGTAATCAACCAACTAGTACAAGACATACAAACAAAAAACATGATCATACTCGACGAACCAACAGACGGATTCAGCACAAACCAACTAGACAAAATAAGAGACATAATAGACGAACTAAACATGCAACAAATAATCCTAGTATCACACGAACCAAAAATGGAAAGCTACGTAGACAACATAATACAGATACAAAAAACAAACAACACCTCAACAGCAACAACCCTCTAA
- the gatD gene encoding Glu-tRNA(Gln) amidotransferase subunit GatD: protein MDIEQFMMENGIEINDKVEIEKGGLSYFGRLMPSSGDEIAVLKLENGYNIGINIVGCQATLIEKSVEGEKPIEREVVGSGSSDKTVSMLLTGGTIASRVDYRTGGVSSDLSIDEIVSAIPELEGMANYRFKVVSNILSENIRPEDWVEISRAVYQEVEAGADGVVVAHGTDTMALTASAVSFLIDTPVPIVFVGSQRSADRPSSDNVLNAISAVKLAKSDIAEVMVVMHGETSDTYCLAHKATKTRKMHTSRRDAFRSINTEPIAKIRDEVTAKTSYTSRDEVELSYNGGLNPNIGLLKFTPTTKPETLRHYLDTMDGVVIEGTGLGHVSKQLIPTIKEGIAQNTPVVMTSQCLYGRVCNRVYDTGRDLIKAGVIPGKDMLPETAMVKLMWVTEQTSDMNKIKRLMTTNIAGEITSRSIPDKFLK, encoded by the coding sequence ATGGATATTGAGCAGTTTATGATGGAGAATGGGATAGAGATAAACGATAAGGTTGAGATTGAAAAAGGAGGGCTTTCGTATTTTGGTAGGTTGATGCCTTCTTCCGGAGATGAGATAGCTGTCCTAAAGTTGGAGAATGGGTATAATATAGGAATAAATATAGTGGGTTGTCAAGCTACCTTGATTGAGAAATCGGTTGAAGGTGAAAAACCTATAGAGAGAGAGGTGGTTGGTTCTGGTTCTAGTGATAAGACTGTTTCAATGTTGTTGACAGGTGGTACGATAGCTAGTCGTGTGGATTATAGGACCGGGGGTGTTTCAAGTGATTTAAGTATAGATGAGATAGTTTCGGCGATACCGGAGTTGGAGGGCATGGCTAACTATCGTTTTAAAGTTGTTTCAAATATTCTGAGTGAGAATATACGGCCAGAAGATTGGGTTGAGATAAGTAGGGCGGTATATCAGGAGGTTGAAGCTGGAGCCGATGGAGTTGTGGTTGCACATGGAACCGATACGATGGCTCTCACTGCTTCAGCAGTTTCGTTTCTTATCGACACGCCGGTTCCAATAGTGTTTGTAGGTTCGCAGAGAAGTGCAGATCGGCCGAGCAGTGACAATGTGCTGAATGCTATTTCAGCTGTAAAACTTGCTAAATCCGATATAGCTGAAGTTATGGTTGTAATGCATGGAGAGACATCCGATACCTACTGTCTCGCACATAAAGCCACAAAAACACGTAAAATGCATACCTCTCGTCGGGACGCGTTCCGTTCAATTAATACAGAACCAATAGCTAAAATCAGAGATGAAGTAACTGCTAAAACTAGCTATACATCTAGAGATGAAGTGGAACTTTCTTACAACGGTGGATTAAATCCAAACATCGGACTATTAAAATTTACTCCAACAACTAAACCAGAAACACTTAGACATTATCTAGATACAATGGATGGAGTTGTAATCGAGGGAACAGGTCTTGGACATGTATCGAAACAACTCATACCTACTATAAAAGAAGGTATAGCTCAAAACACTCCAGTTGTAATGACTTCACAATGTCTGTATGGACGTGTTTGCAACAGAGTATATGACACAGGTCGAGACCTAATTAAAGCAGGTGTGATACCAGGGAAGGATATGCTTCCTGAAACAGCAATGGTGAAACTGATGTGGGTTACTGAACAAACCAGCGATATGAACAAGATAAAGAGATTGATGACAACGAACATCGCCGGTGAGATAACAAGCCGTAGCATACCAGACAAATTTCTTAAATAA
- a CDS encoding tRNA uridine(34) 5-carboxymethylaminomethyl modification radical SAM/GNAT enzyme Elp3, producing the protein MNSLEETCREIARRIVEEDIPRDMIESVKREVCRETGVSRFPSNPEILKYVDSDEERDKLKLKPTRSISGVNIVAVMTSPYECPHGRCVPCPGGPEQDSPQSYTGKEPAAMRAIREGYDPYSQVEKRVGQLKEIGHDDVEKVELIVMGGTAPAREGYIEGFVKRCFDGLNATESSSLESAKTKNEDADIRCIGLTFETRPDYCKEKDIDRMLEMGCTRVELGVQTVYDDIYEKIQRGHSVSDVYKATKLLKDSGLKVTYHMMLGLPGSTPDRDIKTFKKIFNDQKFQPDGLKIYPTQVVEGTELYSLYQKGEYTPLSNEETANLIAQAKKQVPPHVRIMRVMRDIPSHEIDAGPDKTNLRQVARKKLVEMEEPCRCIRCREVGHKEMKDGVSPQNVELVSREYTASGGREIVLTYEDIDQDILVGLLRLRILESPFRPELNDGDAMVRELHVYGDATPIGEKGDWQHHSYGEKLLHEAEERAREFHAKEISVISGVGARNYYRKYGYNKKGVYMNKKL; encoded by the coding sequence ATGAATAGTCTTGAAGAGACCTGCAGAGAGATTGCTCGTCGTATTGTTGAGGAAGATATACCTAGAGATATGATTGAATCGGTTAAGAGAGAGGTTTGTAGAGAGACCGGTGTTTCTCGTTTTCCAAGCAACCCTGAGATATTGAAGTATGTTGATAGTGATGAGGAGAGGGATAAGCTTAAGTTAAAACCAACCCGCTCCATCTCTGGAGTTAATATCGTTGCTGTTATGACCTCGCCTTATGAATGTCCTCATGGTCGGTGTGTTCCATGTCCTGGAGGGCCTGAACAAGACAGTCCACAGAGTTATACTGGTAAAGAACCGGCTGCTATGCGTGCTATAAGAGAGGGTTACGATCCTTATAGTCAAGTAGAAAAAAGGGTAGGTCAGCTTAAAGAGATTGGTCATGATGACGTGGAGAAGGTTGAGTTGATCGTTATGGGTGGTACCGCTCCAGCTCGCGAAGGATATATAGAAGGTTTTGTGAAAAGGTGTTTCGATGGGTTGAATGCCACCGAATCCAGCTCCCTTGAATCAGCTAAAACAAAGAATGAAGATGCTGACATTCGTTGCATCGGCCTTACTTTCGAAACAAGACCTGACTACTGTAAAGAAAAAGATATCGATAGAATGCTCGAGATGGGTTGCACCAGAGTCGAACTCGGAGTTCAAACGGTATACGACGATATATATGAAAAAATACAGCGAGGACACAGTGTTTCAGACGTTTATAAAGCGACAAAACTGCTTAAAGACTCTGGATTGAAAGTAACCTACCACATGATGTTAGGGCTACCGGGTTCAACCCCGGATAGAGACATAAAAACATTTAAAAAGATTTTTAACGACCAAAAGTTTCAGCCAGATGGCCTTAAAATATATCCAACCCAGGTTGTTGAGGGCACCGAACTATATAGTCTATACCAAAAAGGTGAATACACACCTCTTTCAAATGAGGAGACCGCTAACCTGATCGCCCAAGCTAAAAAACAGGTCCCACCACACGTCCGCATAATGCGAGTTATGCGCGACATACCTTCTCATGAAATAGATGCTGGACCCGATAAAACCAACCTACGTCAAGTTGCCCGTAAGAAACTGGTTGAAATGGAGGAGCCATGTAGGTGTATAAGGTGTAGGGAGGTAGGTCATAAAGAGATGAAGGATGGTGTTTCACCACAAAACGTCGAGCTGGTTTCTCGAGAGTATACAGCCTCCGGGGGTCGTGAGATAGTTTTAACTTATGAAGATATAGACCAAGATATATTGGTTGGTCTGCTTAGACTTAGAATACTTGAATCTCCTTTCAGGCCTGAACTAAATGATGGAGATGCCATGGTCAGAGAGCTACATGTCTATGGTGACGCAACCCCAATAGGTGAAAAAGGAGATTGGCAACACCATAGTTATGGTGAAAAACTATTACATGAAGCTGAAGAACGAGCCAGAGAGTTTCATGCAAAAGAGATATCTGTTATAAGTGGTGTTGGTGCCCGAAACTACTATAGAAAATATGGATACAACAAAAAAGGTGTCTATATGAATAAAAAATTATAA
- a CDS encoding ribonuclease H-like domain-containing protein, whose protein sequence is MLNNWTKHINPETANKNPKHIKQKLIQKYKNTTITQLPNTKKIHNQNGSYIKRSEKIKQTIKPQKTTTKKHTNLKAIPGIGPKTETKLKKQGYKTITQLKKHPKWSHKCQNHLKQLTTPATTIKTLHQKINPTCLEALKHTPKLKNKEIALLDIETLGLHNQPIILIGIGHPQKNHLKLNQLLIENPKQEKTVLQQTKKQLQNKTTIITFNGKTFDIPYIQKRQKHHNITPTKNKTHIDLYHYTKKTHNLPKNKLNHIEKKLLNIQRKIDIPSSQVPKYYQTYLEKQNPGPLLPILSHNRQDILTLTNLYHKITEKTLNPS, encoded by the coding sequence ATGCTAAATAACTGGACCAAACACATAAACCCAGAAACAGCCAACAAAAACCCAAAACACATAAAACAAAAACTAATCCAGAAATACAAAAACACCACAATAACACAACTCCCAAACACCAAAAAAATCCACAACCAAAACGGCAGCTACATAAAACGCAGCGAAAAAATAAAACAAACCATAAAACCCCAAAAAACAACCACAAAAAAACACACCAACCTCAAAGCCATACCAGGAATAGGCCCCAAAACCGAAACAAAACTCAAAAAACAAGGCTACAAAACAATAACACAACTCAAAAAACACCCAAAATGGAGCCATAAATGCCAAAACCACCTAAAACAACTAACAACCCCAGCAACAACAATAAAAACACTCCACCAAAAAATCAATCCAACCTGCCTCGAAGCACTAAAACACACACCAAAACTAAAAAACAAAGAAATAGCATTACTCGACATAGAAACACTCGGCCTACATAACCAACCAATAATACTGATCGGAATCGGCCACCCACAAAAAAACCACCTAAAACTAAACCAACTACTAATCGAAAACCCAAAACAAGAAAAAACCGTCCTCCAACAAACCAAAAAACAACTCCAAAACAAAACAACAATAATAACATTCAACGGAAAAACCTTCGACATCCCCTACATACAAAAAAGACAAAAACACCACAACATAACACCAACCAAAAACAAAACACACATCGACCTATACCACTACACCAAAAAAACACACAACCTCCCCAAAAACAAACTAAACCACATCGAAAAAAAACTACTAAACATCCAAAGAAAAATCGACATACCAAGCAGCCAAGTACCAAAATACTACCAAACATACCTAGAAAAACAAAACCCCGGCCCACTCCTACCAATACTCAGCCACAACCGACAAGACATACTCACACTAACCAACCTATACCACAAAATAACAGAGAAAACCCTCAACCCCTCTTAA
- a CDS encoding Nif3-like dinuclear metal center hexameric protein, translating into MVTLKELHEFAVEEAIKVDPRDKDRIDEILQKRNEKYEDLEGVRKDKYDQNRLKNPYDDSKILHAGNTDVEKIAVGIDIETQDLLLIDRLNEKGIEIDAAIAHHPEGRGLANLHQVMKMQVETLEQTGVSISQAEAIVRGRVDEVRKGVHSGNHPRSVQTATLLDIPYACLHTVADNHVNNYLEKYVEEKNPDRISDLIDILIEIPEYEWALEYDLGPTIFNGKKKNRVGKVAYDMTGGTELSKERLEKMAQSGVNTIIAMHMSKKQIKEAKKQNINVVAAGHISSDSIGLNLLLDKMVDKFNIKVVELSGFKRVTRL; encoded by the coding sequence ATGGTAACATTAAAAGAACTACATGAGTTTGCAGTTGAAGAAGCTATCAAAGTAGACCCACGAGATAAAGACAGGATCGATGAGATACTTCAAAAAAGAAATGAAAAATACGAGGATCTAGAGGGAGTCAGAAAAGACAAATACGACCAAAATAGACTAAAAAACCCATACGATGACAGTAAGATTTTGCATGCCGGTAACACCGATGTTGAGAAAATAGCTGTTGGAATCGACATAGAAACACAAGACCTTCTTCTAATAGACCGGTTAAACGAAAAAGGAATAGAGATCGATGCGGCAATAGCGCACCACCCAGAAGGCCGTGGACTCGCAAACCTACATCAAGTGATGAAGATGCAGGTTGAGACACTTGAACAAACAGGTGTCAGCATTTCACAAGCAGAAGCCATTGTTAGAGGACGAGTAGACGAGGTCCGTAAAGGCGTGCACTCAGGAAACCACCCAAGGTCTGTACAAACAGCAACCCTACTAGATATCCCATACGCCTGTCTCCACACAGTAGCAGACAACCATGTCAACAACTATCTAGAAAAATACGTTGAAGAAAAAAACCCAGATAGGATATCAGACCTCATAGACATACTGATAGAGATACCCGAATATGAATGGGCTCTTGAATACGACCTCGGACCAACAATATTCAATGGAAAAAAGAAAAATAGAGTTGGAAAGGTAGCATACGACATGACAGGGGGTACAGAACTAAGTAAAGAAAGACTAGAGAAAATGGCTCAATCAGGAGTGAACACAATAATAGCAATGCATATGTCCAAAAAACAAATCAAAGAAGCTAAAAAACAAAACATCAACGTAGTTGCAGCAGGCCACATATCCTCCGACTCAATAGGCCTAAACCTACTGCTCGATAAAATGGTTGATAAATTCAATATAAAAGTCGTTGAACTATCCGGCTTCAAAAGAGTAACCCGACTGTGA
- the argH gene encoding argininosuccinate lyase, giving the protein MDDELLGELGKMDQDALDFISSLSDDKWIFDADILVDIAHVLMLMEQDIVPERSGVEIIRALKEIKYDDLSGEDVHVAIESRVNELVGEETAGWMHTARSRNDEVATCIRIRLRHELLNIAWDLHQFLKNILKVVEENTNTMMPGFTHLQHAEPTTIGHHYLAYFESFDRNLTRILDCFDRANKSPLGSCALTSTTFKIDRELTAQLLGFNGVMRNSMDGVSSRDFALEAVSCFNNIMLDLSRLSEELIIWSSTEYSFVELPNEYTSTSSIMPQKKNPDTLELVRAKSGSVLGDYTAISSILKSLPYAYNRDLQELTPKIWSSVQNLRGSLNIANEVIKETEFNNEKLKKSSKKGLTSGSELANYLVKQQEIPFRIAHSKISNLVNKGLNIEEMAKQLNIPKNTLKQITDPQKILEQKNTHGSPSPKITKQEIKNGQQRLKKHKKQIKTREKKVNDGLKNLEQKMNNYLKKHT; this is encoded by the coding sequence ATGGATGATGAGTTGCTTGGTGAGCTTGGAAAGATGGATCAAGATGCATTAGACTTTATCTCATCCCTAAGTGATGATAAATGGATTTTTGATGCCGACATACTCGTAGACATAGCTCATGTTTTAATGTTGATGGAGCAGGATATCGTTCCAGAAAGATCTGGCGTTGAAATAATACGTGCATTGAAAGAGATAAAATACGATGACCTAAGTGGTGAAGACGTCCATGTGGCAATAGAATCCCGTGTAAACGAGTTGGTTGGAGAAGAAACAGCAGGCTGGATGCATACCGCCCGTTCACGAAACGATGAAGTAGCAACCTGCATAAGAATCAGATTAAGACATGAACTATTAAATATCGCCTGGGACCTACATCAATTTCTAAAAAACATACTCAAAGTTGTTGAAGAAAACACCAACACAATGATGCCGGGATTCACCCACCTACAGCACGCAGAACCCACAACCATCGGACACCACTACCTAGCCTACTTCGAATCCTTCGACAGAAACCTAACAAGAATATTAGATTGTTTCGACCGAGCAAACAAAAGCCCACTAGGCTCATGCGCCCTAACCTCCACCACATTCAAAATAGACCGCGAGTTAACCGCCCAACTACTCGGTTTCAACGGAGTAATGAGAAACAGTATGGACGGAGTTAGCTCAAGAGACTTCGCACTAGAAGCCGTCTCATGCTTCAACAACATAATGCTCGACCTAAGCCGTCTCTCAGAAGAACTCATCATATGGAGCTCAACAGAATACTCATTCGTAGAACTACCCAACGAATACACATCAACCTCAAGCATAATGCCCCAAAAAAAGAACCCCGACACACTCGAACTAGTCAGAGCCAAATCAGGGTCAGTACTAGGAGACTACACAGCCATCTCAAGCATCCTAAAATCACTACCATACGCATACAACAGAGACCTCCAAGAACTAACACCAAAAATCTGGAGCAGCGTACAAAACCTCAGAGGATCACTCAACATAGCAAACGAAGTAATCAAAGAAACCGAATTCAACAACGAAAAACTAAAAAAATCCTCAAAAAAAGGACTAACAAGCGGAAGCGAACTAGCAAACTACCTAGTAAAACAACAAGAAATCCCCTTCCGAATAGCACACTCAAAAATCTCAAACCTAGTCAACAAAGGCCTAAACATAGAAGAAATGGCAAAACAACTAAACATACCAAAAAACACACTAAAACAAATAACAGACCCACAAAAAATACTAGAACAAAAAAACACCCACGGCTCACCCTCACCAAAAATAACAAAACAAGAAATCAAAAACGGACAACAAAGACTAAAAAAACACAAAAAACAAATCAAAACAAGAGAAAAAAAAGTAAACGACGGCCTAAAAAACCTAGAACAAAAAATGAACAACTACCTAAAAAAACACACATAA